A window of the Bradyrhizobium diazoefficiens genome harbors these coding sequences:
- a CDS encoding FGGY-family carbohydrate kinase, translating into MPRAYIGVDVGTTSTRAGVFDEAGTLLATAKHPIRIWHEAGDIVEQSSQDIWEACVKSVRAAMAEAAIAADSVGGIGFDATCSLVVLDRQGEPVTVSASGDRQRNVIVWMDHRAIAEARLINETGDAVLRYVGGSISPEMEMPKLLWLKRHLRASFDAAGHFFDLADYLTWRATGSLQRSTCTVTCKWNYLAHDGGGWSAPFFQRIGLSDFVSENYARIGTEIVAPGTRLGAGLTRAAAADLGLSIGTPVGASLIDAHAGGIGGIGGRDESGGTMDVSDRLAYIMGTSACIMATTKEPCFVPGVWGPYYSGMVPNFWLNEGGQSAAGAAIDHLLKSHPGHAEASAAARSEGIDLIEFLERRIIAHAGDVSRGALLARDIHVLPEFIGNRSPYADPDTRAVIAGLDLDTDVGAMERLFIAGLCGLAYGLAEVIEAFAAHGVHAGIMIMGGGASRSPLVRQIMADTTGLTVALPQTKEPVLLGAAMLGAVAGGAYASIGETMAKMSALGRKSEPTAPDMAAFHTKKREVYKLLREVDRGSRAAMRDMAKG; encoded by the coding sequence ATGCCGCGAGCGTATATCGGCGTCGACGTGGGGACCACGAGCACGCGGGCAGGGGTGTTTGACGAGGCCGGCACGCTGCTTGCGACCGCCAAGCATCCGATCCGGATCTGGCACGAGGCCGGCGACATCGTCGAGCAGTCGTCCCAGGACATCTGGGAGGCCTGCGTCAAATCGGTGCGGGCGGCGATGGCGGAAGCGGCCATCGCGGCCGACAGCGTCGGCGGCATCGGTTTCGACGCGACCTGTTCCCTGGTGGTCCTCGACCGCCAAGGCGAGCCGGTCACGGTGAGCGCCTCCGGCGACAGGCAGCGCAACGTCATCGTCTGGATGGATCATCGCGCCATTGCCGAGGCGCGGCTGATCAACGAGACCGGGGATGCGGTGCTGCGCTATGTCGGCGGCTCGATCTCGCCCGAGATGGAGATGCCAAAGCTGTTGTGGCTGAAGCGGCATCTGCGCGCGAGTTTTGACGCTGCCGGGCATTTCTTCGATCTCGCGGACTATCTGACCTGGCGCGCGACCGGCTCGCTGCAGCGCTCGACCTGCACCGTCACCTGTAAATGGAACTACCTCGCGCATGATGGCGGCGGCTGGAGCGCGCCGTTCTTCCAGCGCATTGGCCTGTCCGACTTTGTCAGTGAGAACTACGCCCGAATCGGCACCGAGATCGTCGCCCCCGGCACGCGGCTCGGCGCCGGTCTGACGCGCGCGGCCGCCGCCGATCTCGGCCTGTCCATTGGCACACCGGTCGGCGCCTCCCTGATTGACGCCCATGCCGGCGGCATCGGCGGGATCGGCGGGCGTGACGAATCGGGCGGAACGATGGATGTCAGCGATCGTCTGGCCTACATCATGGGAACGTCGGCCTGCATCATGGCGACGACGAAAGAGCCGTGTTTCGTGCCCGGCGTCTGGGGGCCCTATTATTCCGGCATGGTGCCGAACTTCTGGCTCAATGAGGGCGGGCAGTCGGCCGCGGGTGCGGCGATCGACCATCTCCTCAAGTCGCATCCCGGCCATGCCGAGGCGAGCGCGGCGGCGCGTAGCGAGGGCATCGACCTCATCGAATTCCTCGAACGCCGCATCATCGCGCACGCAGGTGACGTCAGTCGCGGCGCGCTACTCGCCCGCGACATCCATGTGCTCCCTGAGTTCATCGGCAACCGGTCGCCTTACGCCGACCCCGACACGCGCGCCGTGATCGCTGGCCTCGATCTCGACACCGACGTCGGTGCGATGGAGCGCCTGTTCATCGCCGGCCTGTGCGGGCTGGCCTACGGGCTCGCCGAGGTGATCGAGGCCTTTGCCGCGCATGGCGTGCATGCCGGCATCATGATCATGGGCGGCGGCGCCAGCCGTAGTCCACTGGTGCGGCAGATCATGGCCGATACCACCGGCCTCACGGTCGCGCTGCCGCAAACCAAGGAGCCGGTGCTGCTGGGTGCCGCGATGCTGGGTGCGGTCGCCGGCGGCGCCTATGCCTCGATCGGCGAGACCATGGCCAAAATGTCGGCGCTCGGACGCAAGAGCGAGCCGACCGCGCCGGACATGGCCGCGTTTCACACGAAGAAGCGCGAGGTGTACAAGCTGCTGCGCGAGGTCGATCGCGGCAGCCGGGCGGCGATGCGGGACATGGCCAAGGGTTAG
- a CDS encoding ABC transporter permease, with the protein MSVFVLRRVLTLLATLVGASVIIFLVLDALPGNAAQMLMGADASADAVRALTVKLGLDQPLAVRYLQWIKGFVVGDLGNSYVYGTPVGGLIAERMVLTIPLAIMSMLITVVLALSAGIYTAANHNKLGDVGVMSLTQIGIALPNFWFAILLVLLFAVRLQWLSAGGFAGWEDGIWPGVKSLLLPSISLAVVQAAILARVTRSAVLEVLREDFVRTARAKGLGKREVLWSHVLRNAMIPVMTVMGLQFANLLAGTIVIENVFYLPGLGRLIFQSIANRDLIVVRNCVMLLAAMVVIVNFVVDVLYAFIDPRIKVHDL; encoded by the coding sequence ATGAGCGTATTTGTCCTCCGACGTGTCCTGACTTTGCTGGCGACGCTGGTCGGCGCATCCGTGATCATTTTCCTGGTGCTGGACGCGCTGCCGGGCAATGCCGCGCAGATGCTGATGGGCGCCGACGCCTCTGCCGATGCGGTGCGCGCGCTCACCGTCAAGCTTGGGCTCGATCAGCCGCTGGCGGTGCGGTACCTGCAATGGATCAAGGGCTTTGTCGTCGGTGATCTCGGCAACTCCTATGTCTATGGCACCCCGGTCGGCGGTCTGATCGCGGAGCGAATGGTGCTGACCATTCCGCTTGCGATCATGTCGATGCTGATCACGGTGGTGCTGGCGCTCTCGGCCGGCATCTACACCGCCGCCAACCACAACAAGCTCGGCGATGTCGGCGTGATGTCGCTGACCCAGATTGGCATCGCGCTGCCGAATTTCTGGTTCGCCATTCTCCTGGTGCTGCTGTTTGCCGTGCGGCTGCAATGGCTCTCCGCGGGCGGCTTCGCCGGCTGGGAGGACGGCATCTGGCCCGGCGTCAAATCGCTGCTGCTGCCGTCGATCTCGCTTGCGGTGGTGCAGGCCGCGATCCTCGCCCGCGTCACGCGCTCGGCCGTGCTCGAGGTGTTGCGCGAAGATTTCGTCCGCACCGCGCGGGCAAAGGGCCTCGGCAAGCGCGAGGTGCTGTGGAGCCATGTGCTGCGCAACGCTATGATTCCCGTGATGACGGTGATGGGTCTGCAATTCGCCAATCTGCTCGCAGGCACCATCGTGATCGAGAACGTGTTCTACCTGCCCGGCCTCGGCCGCCTGATCTTCCAGTCGATTGCCAACCGCGACCTGATCGTGGTGCGCAATTGCGTGATGCTGCTCGCGGCCATGGTCGTCATCGTCAATTTCGTGGTCGACGTGCTCTATGCCTTCATCGATCCCCGCATCAAGGTTCACGACCTGTGA
- a CDS encoding ABC transporter ATP-binding protein: MTMADPATLIAVENLGVRLNTSRGPAQAVRGVSFALKRGETLGLVGESGCGKSVTALSLMGLLPDSAVVSGSIKLDGNELTRLPDADYCGLRGNRISMIFQEPMTALNPMHTIGHQVAEPLRRHQKYSASQARREAIALLDRVGLPDPAKRIDAYPHQFSGGQRQRVTIAMALACEPDLLIADEPTTALDVTIQGQILDLIADLVEERGMSMILISHDLGVIAENVQRMMVMYGGTVVESGPTDEVFRRMGHPYTQGLFRARPKLGARKGTRLTTIAGTVPELVDLPSGCTFSNRCPLVIDQCRAALPPMVDVGPGHGVRCIRTDVSMAERVGALSA, translated from the coding sequence ATGACCATGGCTGATCCCGCAACGTTGATCGCCGTCGAGAATCTCGGCGTACGCCTCAACACCAGCCGTGGCCCGGCGCAGGCCGTGCGCGGCGTCAGTTTTGCGCTGAAGCGTGGCGAGACGCTCGGGCTCGTCGGCGAGTCCGGCTGCGGCAAGTCGGTCACGGCGCTGTCGCTGATGGGATTGCTGCCGGACAGCGCGGTCGTCAGCGGCAGCATCAAGCTTGATGGCAACGAGCTCACGCGGCTTCCGGATGCGGATTATTGCGGCTTGCGCGGCAACCGCATCAGCATGATCTTCCAGGAGCCGATGACGGCGCTCAACCCGATGCACACGATCGGCCATCAGGTCGCCGAACCGCTGCGGCGTCACCAGAAATATTCGGCGTCGCAGGCACGCAGAGAGGCAATCGCCTTGCTCGACCGGGTCGGGCTGCCCGATCCTGCAAAGCGCATCGATGCCTATCCGCATCAATTCTCCGGCGGCCAGCGCCAGCGCGTCACCATCGCGATGGCGCTCGCCTGCGAGCCTGATCTCCTGATCGCGGACGAGCCCACCACCGCACTCGACGTCACCATCCAGGGCCAGATCCTCGACCTCATCGCCGACCTCGTCGAGGAGCGCGGCATGTCGATGATCCTGATCTCGCACGATCTCGGCGTCATCGCCGAGAACGTGCAGCGGATGATGGTGATGTATGGCGGCACCGTCGTCGAGAGCGGACCGACCGACGAAGTGTTCCGCCGGATGGGTCACCCCTACACGCAGGGCCTGTTCCGCGCCCGCCCCAAACTCGGCGCGCGCAAGGGGACGCGGCTGACGACGATCGCGGGCACGGTGCCAGAGCTCGTCGATCTGCCTTCCGGCTGTACCTTCTCAAATCGATGTCCGCTCGTGATCGACCAGTGCCGCGCCGCGTTGCCACCGATGGTGGATGTCGGGCCTGGCCATGGCGTGCGCTGCATCAGGACGGACGTCTCGATGGCCGAACGCGTCGGAGCGCTGTCCGCATGA
- a CDS encoding amidase, whose product MSNDLCFLSATELRERITSKKVSPVEIVSAALARAEALQPALNCFITLCGDEAMAAAREAERKVMVGEPLGLLHGLPVTVKDIVNTKGVKTTFGAVPYKDNVPTEDAVAVAKLRAEGAILIGKTTTPEFGSKCLTDSPLFGRTRNAWSVERSSGGSSGGAAVAVASGIAPLAIATDGGGSTRIPAACNGVVGLKQSNGVIAHSQALDAFGNQTYVTPTTRTVADTALMMQAMAGEDACDPWSIGVPVPDFIGTAAPRGDLRGQKILFCASPPGRPVSSDVATAFKASLDRLARLGAELEEFSGEGYDVEPIWRAINHTVWRSRFSKLVAEHRDVLSEAFVKQIALATNVSGVDYQDAMFARTALFRRVQSLLANGHLLAMPTITRTALPIDQDLFGTIEIDGAHFDSVRPHWFPWTMPFNMTGHPAISLPCGFGRDGLPIGLQLVGRFRADAELLRVSALFEASHDLLARRPG is encoded by the coding sequence ATGAGCAACGATCTCTGTTTTCTCTCCGCCACCGAGCTGCGCGAACGTATCACCAGCAAGAAGGTGTCGCCGGTCGAAATCGTCAGCGCCGCGCTCGCGCGCGCCGAGGCGCTCCAGCCGGCGTTGAACTGCTTCATCACCCTCTGTGGCGACGAGGCGATGGCAGCGGCGCGCGAAGCCGAGCGCAAGGTGATGGTTGGTGAGCCGCTCGGCCTGCTGCATGGGCTTCCCGTCACCGTCAAGGACATCGTCAACACGAAGGGCGTGAAGACCACCTTCGGCGCCGTTCCCTACAAGGACAACGTCCCCACCGAGGATGCCGTCGCGGTGGCAAAGCTGCGCGCGGAAGGCGCGATCCTGATCGGCAAGACCACGACACCGGAATTCGGCAGCAAATGCCTGACCGACTCGCCGCTGTTCGGCCGCACCCGCAATGCGTGGAGTGTAGAGCGTTCGTCCGGCGGCTCAAGCGGAGGCGCCGCCGTCGCGGTGGCGAGCGGCATCGCGCCGCTGGCGATTGCCACCGATGGCGGCGGCTCGACGCGGATTCCGGCCGCCTGCAACGGCGTCGTTGGCTTGAAGCAGAGCAATGGCGTGATCGCGCACAGCCAGGCGCTGGATGCGTTCGGCAACCAGACCTATGTCACGCCGACCACGCGCACGGTCGCGGACACCGCGCTGATGATGCAGGCGATGGCCGGTGAGGATGCTTGCGATCCCTGGTCAATCGGCGTGCCCGTGCCCGATTTCATCGGCACCGCCGCTCCGCGCGGCGATCTGCGCGGGCAGAAGATTCTGTTCTGCGCCTCGCCGCCGGGACGCCCGGTGTCATCGGATGTCGCCACGGCCTTCAAGGCGAGCCTCGACCGGCTCGCGCGCCTGGGTGCCGAGCTCGAGGAATTCTCTGGCGAGGGCTACGACGTTGAGCCGATCTGGCGCGCCATCAACCATACCGTCTGGCGCTCGCGCTTTTCGAAGCTGGTGGCGGAGCATCGTGATGTCCTCAGCGAGGCTTTCGTCAAGCAGATCGCGCTGGCAACCAATGTCAGCGGCGTTGACTATCAAGACGCGATGTTCGCGCGCACGGCGTTGTTCCGTCGCGTGCAATCCCTGCTTGCGAACGGGCACCTTCTGGCGATGCCGACCATCACCCGCACCGCGCTGCCAATCGACCAGGACCTGTTCGGCACCATCGAGATCGACGGGGCGCATTTCGACAGCGTCCGGCCGCACTGGTTCCCCTGGACCATGCCGTTCAACATGACCGGCCACCCCGCGATCAGTCTGCCCTGCGGTTTTGGTCGCGACGGGCTGCCGATCGGGCTCCAGCTCGTCGGCCGCTTCCGGGCCGACGCGGAATTGCTGCGCGTCAGCGCGCTGTTCGAGGCCTCGCACGATCTTCTCGCCCGCCGGCCAGGCTGA
- a CDS encoding ABC transporter permease: MSAPMTSSVDAPVATRPLSARTFWRRALRHRSFVLGGVLSLMVVVSAVLSLVWTPWSPYEIDIASKLRPPSAAHWLGTDTFGRDIVSLLLAGARSTILVGIIAVSIGLAFGVCLGLIASAKRGWTEEIIMRFSDFTFAFPAVLSAIMLAAVAGPGMLTSIIAIGIFQIPTLIRLTRGSANAIWAREFVLAARASGKGAFRITIEHVLPNILSILIVQATIQFALAILAEAALSYLGLGTQPPQPSWGRMLNDAQTMLFQSPMLAVYPGAAIAIAVLGLNLLGDGLRDLLDPRLARER; this comes from the coding sequence GTGAGCGCGCCCATGACCAGTTCGGTTGACGCGCCGGTCGCAACGCGTCCACTGTCGGCCAGGACGTTCTGGCGCCGCGCGCTGCGCCATCGCAGCTTCGTGCTGGGCGGCGTGCTCAGCCTAATGGTGGTCGTCTCGGCGGTGCTCTCGCTGGTGTGGACGCCGTGGTCCCCTTACGAGATCGACATCGCCTCGAAACTCCGACCGCCGTCGGCGGCGCACTGGCTCGGCACCGATACCTTTGGCCGCGACATTGTCTCGCTGCTGCTCGCCGGCGCCCGCTCGACCATCCTGGTCGGCATCATCGCGGTCAGCATCGGTCTCGCCTTCGGCGTCTGCCTCGGCCTGATCGCATCGGCCAAGCGAGGCTGGACCGAAGAGATCATCATGCGCTTCTCCGACTTCACCTTCGCCTTTCCGGCCGTGCTCTCGGCAATCATGCTCGCCGCGGTCGCAGGCCCGGGCATGCTGACCTCGATCATAGCGATCGGCATCTTCCAGATCCCGACCCTGATCCGGTTGACGCGCGGCTCGGCCAACGCGATCTGGGCGCGCGAATTCGTGCTGGCGGCGCGCGCCTCAGGCAAGGGCGCCTTTCGTATCACCATCGAGCACGTGCTGCCGAACATCCTGTCGATCCTGATCGTGCAGGCGACCATCCAGTTTGCGCTCGCCATTCTTGCCGAGGCCGCGCTGTCCTATCTCGGCCTCGGCACGCAGCCGCCGCAGCCGTCCTGGGGCCGCATGCTGAACGATGCGCAGACCATGCTGTTCCAGTCGCCGATGCTCGCGGTCTATCCGGGTGCTGCGATCGCGATCGCCGTGCTCGGCCTCAATCTGCTCGGCGACGGCCTGCGCGACCTGCTCGATCCCAGACTGGCGCGGGAGCGATGA
- a CDS encoding SDR family NAD(P)-dependent oxidoreductase — protein MYLEKFKLSGKTAFITGGGQGIGLACAEALAEAGAKVVIGDRDSKVAGDAKANLKAKGFDIETAIMDVTDTKRVAEVANDLVARHGKVDILVNNAGIARSETPAETVTDEHWLNVIDVNLNGTFWCCREFGKHMLKAKSGAIVNVGSMSGFIVNKPQEQCFYNASKAGVHHLTKSLAAEWGARGIRVNAVAPTYIETPLNAFVKSNAKMYDAWIGGTPMARMGQVEEIASVVLFLASEAASLMTGSIVLVDGGYTCW, from the coding sequence ATGTACCTCGAGAAATTCAAGCTGAGCGGCAAGACCGCGTTCATCACCGGCGGCGGGCAGGGCATTGGGCTTGCCTGCGCCGAAGCGCTAGCCGAGGCCGGCGCCAAGGTCGTCATCGGTGACCGCGACAGCAAGGTCGCCGGCGATGCCAAGGCCAATCTGAAGGCGAAGGGTTTTGACATCGAGACCGCGATCATGGACGTCACCGACACCAAGCGCGTGGCGGAGGTCGCCAATGATCTTGTCGCCCGTCACGGCAAGGTCGATATCCTCGTCAACAATGCCGGCATTGCGCGCAGCGAAACGCCGGCCGAGACCGTCACCGACGAGCATTGGCTCAACGTCATCGACGTCAATCTCAACGGCACCTTCTGGTGCTGCCGCGAGTTCGGCAAGCACATGCTCAAGGCCAAGAGCGGTGCCATCGTCAATGTTGGCTCGATGTCCGGGTTCATCGTCAACAAGCCGCAGGAGCAGTGCTTCTACAACGCCTCCAAGGCCGGCGTGCACCATCTGACCAAGTCCCTTGCCGCCGAATGGGGCGCGCGCGGCATCCGCGTCAACGCGGTGGCCCCGACCTATATCGAGACGCCGCTGAACGCCTTCGTAAAGAGCAACGCCAAGATGTACGACGCCTGGATCGGTGGAACCCCGATGGCGCGGATGGGGCAGGTCGAGGAGATCGCCTCGGTCGTCCTGTTCCTGGCCTCCGAGGCCGCGAGCCTGATGACCGGCAGCATCGTGCTGGTGGATGGCGGCTACACTTGCTGGTAG
- a CDS encoding ABC transporter substrate-binding protein has translation MLKKLTIVAFAAALAAAPLPVLAQSKKDSVVMGMTLEPPGLDPTNAAAAAIAEVTLYNIYETLTKINEDGSVAPLLAESWTASPDLKTYTFKLRKGVKFQNGEAFDSAAVKFSFERNAAANSTNKDKSLFQAFEKVDATDAATIVLTLKYPEPNLPFLLGQASGSIVEPKSAATNVTQPVGTGPYQLGAWVKGSSLTLNKWADYRNASAIKLSKVTIRFIGDPAAQIAALLSGDVDAFPRVTTRGVAQFKSDPRFTVLVGGSKAKTIVAINEKKKPLDDVRVRRAILAAIDRKAMIDGAVEGFGTPIGSFYTPGSLGYVDTTAVNPYDPEKAKKLLSEAGVTTPLELSLKLPPPPYARQGGEILAAQLAKVGINAKIENVEWAQWLSQAFAPNGPHNYDLTIVSHVEPFDLVKLTEPDFYLGYNNESFNALYKQIVSTPDEAGRAKLLGDAQRMLATDAVAGFLFQPQWLTVINKKLKGVWKEVPQFENDFSAWSWE, from the coding sequence ATGTTGAAGAAGCTAACGATCGTCGCTTTTGCCGCAGCATTGGCCGCGGCGCCGCTGCCGGTGCTGGCACAGAGCAAGAAGGACAGCGTCGTCATGGGCATGACGCTGGAGCCGCCGGGGCTCGATCCCACCAACGCCGCCGCTGCGGCGATCGCCGAGGTCACGCTCTACAACATCTATGAGACCCTGACCAAGATCAACGAGGACGGCTCGGTTGCGCCGCTGCTCGCCGAGAGCTGGACCGCGTCGCCCGACCTGAAAACCTATACGTTCAAGCTGCGCAAGGGCGTCAAATTCCAGAACGGCGAAGCCTTCGATTCCGCCGCCGTCAAATTCTCGTTCGAGCGCAACGCGGCTGCGAACAGCACCAACAAGGACAAGAGCCTGTTCCAGGCTTTCGAGAAGGTCGATGCGACCGACGCCGCCACGATCGTGCTCACGCTGAAATATCCCGAGCCGAACCTGCCGTTCCTGCTCGGGCAGGCGAGCGGCTCGATCGTCGAGCCGAAGAGTGCTGCGACCAACGTGACGCAGCCGGTCGGCACCGGGCCGTACCAGCTCGGGGCCTGGGTCAAGGGCTCTTCGCTCACGCTGAACAAATGGGCCGACTATCGCAACGCCTCCGCGATCAAGCTGTCCAAGGTGACGATCCGCTTCATCGGCGATCCCGCCGCGCAGATCGCGGCTCTGCTGTCCGGTGACGTCGACGCGTTCCCGCGCGTCACCACTCGCGGTGTCGCCCAATTCAAGAGCGATCCGCGCTTCACCGTGCTGGTCGGTGGCTCCAAGGCCAAGACCATCGTCGCCATCAACGAGAAGAAGAAGCCGCTCGACGACGTGCGGGTGCGCCGCGCGATCCTCGCCGCCATCGATCGCAAGGCGATGATCGACGGCGCGGTCGAAGGTTTCGGCACGCCGATCGGCAGCTTCTACACGCCGGGTTCGCTCGGCTATGTCGACACCACCGCCGTCAATCCTTACGACCCCGAGAAGGCGAAGAAGCTGCTCAGCGAGGCCGGCGTCACCACGCCGCTCGAGCTCAGCCTGAAGCTGCCACCGCCGCCCTACGCGCGGCAGGGCGGCGAGATCCTCGCAGCCCAGCTCGCCAAGGTCGGCATCAACGCCAAGATCGAGAACGTCGAGTGGGCGCAGTGGCTGTCGCAGGCCTTCGCCCCCAACGGGCCGCACAATTACGACCTCACCATCGTCTCGCATGTCGAGCCGTTCGATCTCGTCAAGCTGACCGAGCCCGACTTCTACCTCGGCTACAACAACGAGTCGTTCAACGCGCTCTACAAACAGATCGTGTCGACGCCGGACGAGGCCGGTCGCGCCAAGCTGCTCGGCGATGCCCAGCGCATGCTTGCGACTGACGCGGTGGCCGGCTTCCTGTTCCAGCCGCAATGGCTCACGGTCATCAACAAGAAGCTGAAGGGCGTCTGGAAGGAAGTCCCGCAGTTCGAGAACGATTTCTCGGCCTGGTCCTGGGAATAG
- a CDS encoding ABC transporter ATP-binding protein: protein MTAVPTPLLDVRDIEQRYALPRESLFRPPGEVRALNGVSVQVSAGKSLGIVGESGSGKSTFARVVMALERPTAGQVTLLGRDLNRISPDELRRARRNFQMVFQDPYGSLDPRQTIARIVAEPLTVLDDADRSTFRARVAAVLKQVGLRDADMDKYPHEFSGGQRQRIAIARALITQPKLIVADEPVSALDVSVQAQVLNLMQDLQEQFGLSYILISHDLAVVDYLCDEVAVMYLGRVVEQGRPEDLFERCAHPYTRALLEAVPRARAGGGRRRRGAQAIASQSATAAGCPYVARCPLADQHCREVPPLLRRVGEGHLAACHKAEAVMALPQATMEG from the coding sequence ATGACGGCCGTACCAACGCCGCTTCTCGACGTAAGAGACATCGAGCAGCGCTACGCGCTGCCGCGCGAAAGCCTGTTCCGTCCGCCTGGAGAGGTGCGCGCGCTCAATGGTGTGAGCGTGCAAGTCTCCGCCGGCAAGAGCCTCGGCATCGTGGGCGAATCCGGCTCGGGCAAGTCGACCTTTGCACGGGTGGTGATGGCGCTGGAGCGGCCGACCGCGGGGCAGGTCACGCTGCTCGGCCGCGATCTCAACCGCATCTCACCCGATGAATTGCGCCGCGCACGCCGCAATTTCCAGATGGTGTTCCAGGACCCGTATGGATCGCTCGATCCGCGCCAGACCATTGCGCGCATTGTCGCCGAGCCGCTCACCGTGCTCGATGACGCCGACCGCAGCACGTTCCGCGCCCGCGTCGCCGCGGTGCTGAAGCAGGTCGGCTTGCGCGACGCGGACATGGACAAATATCCGCATGAGTTCTCCGGCGGCCAGCGCCAGCGCATCGCCATCGCACGCGCGCTGATCACGCAACCCAAACTGATCGTCGCGGACGAGCCGGTCTCCGCGCTCGATGTCTCCGTGCAGGCGCAGGTGCTGAACCTGATGCAGGACCTCCAGGAGCAGTTCGGCCTGAGCTATATCCTGATCAGCCACGACCTCGCCGTGGTCGACTATCTCTGCGACGAGGTCGCGGTGATGTATCTCGGCCGGGTCGTCGAGCAGGGGCGGCCGGAGGATTTGTTCGAACGCTGCGCCCACCCCTATACGCGGGCGCTGCTGGAGGCGGTGCCACGCGCACGTGCTGGCGGGGGCCGGCGCCGGCGCGGGGCCCAGGCGATCGCCTCGCAATCGGCGACGGCTGCCGGATGCCCCTATGTGGCGCGTTGTCCGCTCGCCGACCAGCATTGCCGCGAGGTTCCGCCCTTGCTACGCAGGGTGGGCGAGGGACATCTCGCCGCCTGTCACAAGGCGGAGGCCGTGATGGCATTGCCGCAGGCGACCATGGAAGGCTAA
- a CDS encoding carbohydrate kinase family protein, whose translation MLISCGDALIDFVPTKNADGREAVMPAVGGSCLNVAIGIARLGAPTGFVGGVSTDLFGRMIADHATASNVELGLATRSDHQTTLAFVRIVGGESHYAFYDAETATRNWTFRRGTIPLDVVEAVHVGSTTLVNDQGAAETKALIADAWASSTISFDPNCRPNLVKDKPAYLARMVEFAASADLIKMSDVDFAYLFGEEPYQQRASAILGQGTSLVVITRGNNGAIAWHAKAGQIEVEAPKVEVVDTIGAGDSFQAALLFALHKQGRLARQKLKDIRADELRRALSFAANCAGLTCTRPGADPPWSHEISRSW comes from the coding sequence ATGCTGATTTCCTGCGGGGATGCGCTGATCGACTTCGTTCCAACGAAAAACGCCGACGGCCGCGAAGCGGTGATGCCGGCGGTTGGCGGCTCCTGCCTCAACGTCGCGATCGGCATCGCGCGGCTTGGCGCACCGACCGGTTTCGTCGGCGGCGTCTCGACCGATTTGTTCGGGCGCATGATCGCGGACCACGCCACCGCCTCGAACGTCGAGCTTGGTCTCGCCACCCGTAGCGATCACCAGACCACGCTCGCTTTCGTCCGCATCGTCGGCGGCGAGTCCCATTACGCCTTCTATGACGCCGAGACGGCGACTCGGAATTGGACGTTTCGGCGCGGCACCATCCCGTTAGATGTGGTCGAAGCCGTCCATGTCGGCTCGACCACGCTGGTCAACGACCAGGGCGCTGCCGAGACCAAGGCCCTGATCGCAGATGCGTGGGCCTCATCAACGATCTCCTTCGATCCGAACTGCCGGCCCAATCTGGTCAAGGACAAGCCGGCCTATCTTGCGCGCATGGTCGAGTTCGCCGCGAGCGCCGATCTTATCAAGATGTCGGACGTCGACTTCGCCTATCTGTTCGGCGAGGAGCCTTATCAGCAACGCGCGAGTGCGATTCTGGGGCAGGGCACAAGTCTCGTCGTCATCACCCGCGGCAACAATGGTGCCATCGCCTGGCATGCGAAGGCAGGGCAGATCGAGGTCGAGGCGCCCAAGGTCGAGGTCGTGGACACCATCGGCGCCGGCGACAGCTTTCAGGCCGCATTGCTGTTCGCCCTGCACAAGCAGGGGCGCCTTGCCCGGCAGAAATTGAAGGACATCCGCGCAGACGAGCTCCGCCGCGCGCTGTCCTTTGCCGCCAACTGCGCCGGCTTGACCTGCACCCGCCCGGGGGCCGATCCGCCCTGGAGCCACGAGATCAGCAGGAGCTGGTAG